Part of the Sodalis praecaptivus genome, CGTCAATGCATCACCCTGCCAGCCCGTATTAATCAGGTAATCCTCCCACGTCAGGCTTTGCGAATTGATTTTCCTACTCCAGAGCAGGTCTCGGTTTTTGGCGAAATAACCATAATTAACCGCATACTTCACCATTCCCGTGATTTCATCAACCATCCCGTCCTTCCCTACAAACGAGGGGAAATAATGCAACAATTCTTCGCGGGTCACGGCCGAACGGTAAACGGCTTTTCGTCCCGTCACTCGGCAGAATGTCTCAACGAGTTCCCGCGGAGAAATGAATTCGCCGATAACCGGGAGAGTACAACCTGTATACATCTCGCGGTTGTCAAACATTGCCAACACTGCCGGCCCGGTAGCGGTCAGAGGATCGACAAACGGGGCCTGAAAATCCTCTGGTAAATAAACGGGGAAAATCAAGGTGCCACCCTCGCTGCGCGGTTGATAATATTCAAGCAGATTGGTATAGAAAAAAGCCATTTGAATAAACGAGCAACCGACCGGCAACGTACGTATATACTCTTCAATCTTACCTTTATCGGTAAAATGCGGGACCCATAATTGGCCTTCAGAGATCTTATCGACATTTTCCAGGCTGCTGAAGACGATATGCTCTACCCCAGCCTCAACA contains:
- a CDS encoding NmrA/HSCARG family protein → MLTSLRPRITVVGAMSKQGRSVARTLLESQRYRVRALTRNIHSPIAQELASLGAELIEISIKSDEHAKLVAAFADSTGAFLMTPGILPAFRGAKTHETTLGCRLADAAVEAGVEHIVFSSLENVDKISEGQLWVPHFTDKGKIEEYIRTLPVGCSFIQMAFFYTNLLEYYQPRSEGGTLIFPVYLPEDFQAPFVDPLTATGPAVLAMFDNREMYTGCTLPVIGEFISPRELVETFCRVTGRKAVYRSAVTREELLHYFPSFVGKDGMVDEITGMVKYAVNYGYFAKNRDLLWSRKINSQSLTWEDYLINTGWQGDALTF